One Gigantopelta aegis isolate Gae_Host chromosome 1, Gae_host_genome, whole genome shotgun sequence genomic region harbors:
- the LOC121390546 gene encoding protein FAM151A-like codes for MATLSVGWTADVSEDDFGRDVIKTMWKQINNIDQPVSISARAALLRRTWPVLRQILAKSPKNTMTVWTQEGGSDWACGTIYDLLYVHNDWSKEAIHFDIPESWFEEFRNLMMTAGSALHHFGIQDRDAAKITWGHAVNCKADLEKHVNDDTMFLEADILLDGQYTDRQTDVPIMAHPPSVHSDVTFAEWVDTVAESNKGMKLDFKSLESVAPALKILKKKHDQGRLTQPVWLNADILTGPNTTAKGRDAPQFLKIVDETFPQCTLSIGWTTGWTNTEADTGYSMEMVREMNELARPLRQPVSFPIRAAAAKRSWKELDWLLKQSRGYTLTIWHASSDIVSLDEMKFIRAHSESSRIYFDLPAALMPL; via the exons ATGGCAACACTAAGTGTGGGTTGGACCGCGGACGTCAGTGAAGACGATTTTGGCAGAGATGTTATCAAGACTATGTGGAAGCAAATCAACAACATAGACCAACCAGTCTCGATATCAGCACGTGCGGCCTTACTTAGACGAACGTGGCCCGTGTTAAGACAAATTTTAGCAAAATCGCCGAAAAACACAATGACGGTGTGGACGCAGGAGGGAGGATCGGACTGGGCATGCGGGACGATCTACGACCTTCTGTACGTGCACAATGATTGGTCCAAGGAGGCGATACATTTCGATATCCCCGAAAGTTGGTTTGAAGAGTTCAGGAATCTGATGATGACTGCGGGAAGCGCTCTTCATCATTTTGGTATCCAGGACAGGGACGCGGCGAAGATCACGTGGGGTCATGCTGTTAACTGTAAAGCTGACCTCGAGAAACACGTCAACG ATGACACCATGTTCTTGGAAGCCGACATCTTGCTGGACGGACAGTacacggacagacagacggacgttCCTATAATGGCCCATCCTCCCTCCGTACACAGTGACGTCACGTTCGCCGAGTGGGTCGACACGGTGGCGGAGTCCAACAAAGGCATGAAGCTCGACTTCAAGAGTCTCGAATCAGTCGCTCCTGCCCTGAAGATTCTGAAGAAGAAACATGACCAAGGCAGACTGACGCAACCGGTGTGGCTGAACGCCGACATCCTGACGGGCCCGAACACCACCGCTAAAGGCCGCGATGCACCACAGTTTCTGAAAATCGTCGACGAAACCTTCCCACAATGCACCTTGTCCATTGGCTGGACTACCGGTTGGACCAACACGGAAGCCGACACTGGCTACTCTATGGAGATGGTGCGCGAGATGAACGAACTTGCAAGACCCCTTCGACAGCCAGTCAGCTTTCCTATCAGGGCAGCTGCCGCGAAGCGCTCGTGGAAAGAATTGGATTGGCTGTTGAAACAGTCGCGTGGTTATACGCTAACGATATGGCACGCCTCCTCTGACATCGTTTCTTTAGACGAAATGAAATTCATAAGAGCTCACTCGGAATCTTCTAGAATTTATTTTGACCTGCCCGCAGCACTGATGCCGTTATGA